The following coding sequences lie in one Drosophila sulfurigaster albostrigata strain 15112-1811.04 chromosome 2R, ASM2355843v2, whole genome shotgun sequence genomic window:
- the LOC133838057 gene encoding trypsin yields MNRLVLCSLLVLAGIAASSASPDTEFPFGRIVNGQSTTIDAHPYQVSIQTIKGSHFCGGSLINDDTVVTAAHCMQSYKAAEMQVRLGSTARNSGGEVVGVKSFKFHEGYNSALMVNDVAVIKLSSPVRQTSLIRAIPLASKTPDSGTPAVVSGWGTTCFLLCSSPNNLMEVDVQIVQASDCGSSDYAYGSSKILDTMVCANGANDEKKDACQGDSGGPLVANGELVGIVSWGNGCAWTNYPGVYADVASLKSWIELTSDTL; encoded by the coding sequence ATGAATCGTCTGGTTCTCTGCTCTCTCCTCGTCCTTGCGGGCATCGCCGCCTCCAGTGCTTCACCCGACACCGAGTTCCCATTCGGACGCATTGTGAACGGTCAGTCAACCACCATCGATGCTCATCCCTATCAGGTGTCGATTCAGACCATCAAGGGCTCCCACTTCTGCGGCGGCAGCTTGATCAACGATGACACCGTTGTCACCGCTGCCCATTGCATGCAATCCTACAAGGCCGCCGAGATGCAGGTTCGCCTGGGTTCCACTGCCCGCAACTCCGGTGGTGAGGTGGTCGGTGTGAAGAGCTTCAAGTTCCACGAAGGCTACAACAGCGCCCTGATGGTCAACGATGTGGCTGTCATCAAGCTAAGCTCTCCTGTGCGTCAGACTTCCTTGATCCGTGCCATTCCCTTGGCCTCGAAGACTCCCGATTCTGGAACTCCTGCTGTCGTCAGTGGATGGGGTACAACTTGCTTCTTGTTGTGCTCATCCCCCAACAACCTCATGGAAGTCGATGTGCAAATCGTGCAAGCTTCCGATTGCGGCTCTTCCGATTATGCTTATGGCTCCTCCAAGATCCTCGACACCATGGTCTGCGCCAACGGTGCCAATGACGAGAAGAAGGATGCTTGCCAAGGCGACTCTGGTGGCCCACTTGTGGCCAATGGAGAACTTGTCGGTATTGTCTCCTGGGGCAACGGCTGCGCCTGGACTAACTATCCTGGTGTCTATGCTGATGTTGCTTCCCTCAAGTCCTGGATCGAACTGACCTCAGACACATTGTAA